The Centroberyx gerrardi isolate f3 chromosome 19, fCenGer3.hap1.cur.20231027, whole genome shotgun sequence genome has a segment encoding these proteins:
- the spata46 gene encoding spermatogenesis-associated protein 46, translating into MEATGRGCEIHPDCLRILPRASGCGEDRCFVPQHDTVLQASLHADIDPAFIWSVTAVELVCGARRYKCRGCLRYHDHRVSLLEHIDRGWREGFSCKAFYWQLKSTSERELMTGGGSQDGNGSPWSPISQPSSPSLTSTAATPQGTRRFFSRHTKTDMIHEWLLKAEAAYLS; encoded by the exons ATGGAGGCTACAGGCAGAG GTTGTGAAATCCACCCAGACTGTCTGAGGATCCTGCCCCGAGCCAGTGGGTGCGGAGAGGACCGCTGCTTTGTCCCACAGCATGACACCGTCCTGCAAGCCTCTCTGCACGCGGACATCGACCCCGCCTTCATCTGGTCGGTCACGGCGGTGGAGCTGGTCTGCGGGGCGAGGAGGTACAAGTGCCGCGGGTGTCTGCGGTACCACGACCACCGGGTCAGCCTGCTGGAGCACATCGACCGGGGCTGGAGAGAAGGCTTCAGCTGCAAGGCTTTCTACTGGCAACTGAAGAGCACGTCCGAGAGGGAGCTGATGACCGGCGGCGGCTCCCAGGACGGGAACGGATCCCCCTGGAGTCCCATCTCACAACCCAGCTCCCCCTCGCTGACATCAACCGCCGCTACACCACAAGGCACGAGGCGCTTCTTCTCAAGACACACCAAGACAGACATGATCCACGAGTGGCTTCTGAAGGCTGAAGCTGCTTACCTGTCCTGA